One Misgurnus anguillicaudatus chromosome 19, ASM2758022v2, whole genome shotgun sequence genomic region harbors:
- the LOC129436419 gene encoding major histocompatibility complex class I-related gene protein isoform X2: MLHLIAVICILSAPVYSDSGSHSLWVFATFLTGDVSVPFPEFTAVVSLDDIVIGHYDSDESRFVQKTQDDSVNVTEQLTISTVCKGIHEGMKTKAYYLIDYFNYTIGLHVQQRLVGCELHRHEPGKMMTLEAFNGESGFERHYEIQGDQHTQWKWPVIKSRAQLEYDAWLYAHFYRPLCISQLKKYLKKEKKRVTARVKPRLRVIEQSNSDTGVVQVTCLATGFYPRHINLTLLRDGQPINEERVMGGELLPNGDGTYQMRKSVELSAEEQREKHSYTCTVIHLSLDNKLDISIEPGPDPVIVIPSVLLLLLLCAFGALASFKIWRKMYKPASQQVSYIPTSADET, encoded by the exons atgttgcatttaatCGCTGTAATATGCATACTTTCAGCGCCGGTGTATTCTGATTCAG GATCACATTCGTTGTGGGTCTTTGCTACCTTCTTGACCGGAGATGTATCGGTTCCATTTCCAGAGTTTACCGCAGTTGTTTCGTTGGATGATATTGTCATCGGCCATTATGACTCCGACGAGAGCCGTTTTGTCCAGAAAACACAAGACGACTCTGTTAATGTCACCGAGCAGTTGACCATATCAACAGTCTGTAAAGGCATACACGAGGGCATGAAAACCAAAGCATACTACTTAATAGATTACTTTAATTACACAATAG GCCTTCACGTGCAGCAGAGGCTGGTCGGATGTGAACTTCACCGTCATGAGCCTGGTAAAATGATGACCCTGGAGGCCTTTAATGGTGAAAGTGGCTTCGAGAGACACTATGAAATTCAGGGGGACCAGCACACTCAGTGGAAATGGCCTGTGATAAAGAGTAGGGCGCAGTTAGAGTATGACGCATGGCTGTATGCTCACTTTTATCGCCCTCTGTGCATCAGTCAGCTGAAGAAGTATCTGAAAAAGGAGAAGAAACGGGTTACAGCGAGAG TTAAACCAAGACTGAGAGTGATCGAACAATCTAACAGTGACACAGGTGTAGTCCAGGTTACTTGCCTGGCAACTGGTTTTTACCCACGGCACATTAACCTGACCCTACTTCGGGATGGCCAGCCGATAAATGAGGAGCGGGTCATGGGTGGAGAACTTCTGCCTAATGGTGATGGAACGTACCAGATGAGGAAAAGTGTTGAACTGAGTGCTGAAGAGCAGAGAGAAAAACACTCATACACATGCACTGTAATTCATCTTAGCCTGGATAACAAGCTTGACATCAGTATAG AACCTGGTCCTGACCCAGTTATTGTAATTCCTTCTGTACTATTGCTGCTGCTGTTGTGTGCATTTGGAGCCCTGGCCTCTTTTAAAATATGGAGGAAGATGTATAAACCTGCCAGTCAG CAGGTCAGCTACATCCCTACCTCAG CTGACGAGACGTGA
- the LOC129436419 gene encoding major histocompatibility complex class I-related gene protein isoform X1: MLHLIAVICILSAPVYSDSGSHSLWVFATFLTGDVSVPFPEFTAVVSLDDIVIGHYDSDESRFVQKTQDDSVNVTEQLTISTVCKGIHEGMKTKAYYLIDYFNYTIGLHVQQRLVGCELHRHEPGKMMTLEAFNGESGFERHYEIQGDQHTQWKWPVIKSRAQLEYDAWLYAHFYRPLCISQLKKYLKKEKKRVTARVKPRLRVIEQSNSDTGVVQVTCLATGFYPRHINLTLLRDGQPINEERVMGGELLPNGDGTYQMRKSVELSAEEQREKHSYTCTVIHLSLDNKLDISIEPGPDPVIVIPSVLLLLLLCAFGALASFKIWRKMYKPASQQVSYIPTSEADET; the protein is encoded by the exons atgttgcatttaatCGCTGTAATATGCATACTTTCAGCGCCGGTGTATTCTGATTCAG GATCACATTCGTTGTGGGTCTTTGCTACCTTCTTGACCGGAGATGTATCGGTTCCATTTCCAGAGTTTACCGCAGTTGTTTCGTTGGATGATATTGTCATCGGCCATTATGACTCCGACGAGAGCCGTTTTGTCCAGAAAACACAAGACGACTCTGTTAATGTCACCGAGCAGTTGACCATATCAACAGTCTGTAAAGGCATACACGAGGGCATGAAAACCAAAGCATACTACTTAATAGATTACTTTAATTACACAATAG GCCTTCACGTGCAGCAGAGGCTGGTCGGATGTGAACTTCACCGTCATGAGCCTGGTAAAATGATGACCCTGGAGGCCTTTAATGGTGAAAGTGGCTTCGAGAGACACTATGAAATTCAGGGGGACCAGCACACTCAGTGGAAATGGCCTGTGATAAAGAGTAGGGCGCAGTTAGAGTATGACGCATGGCTGTATGCTCACTTTTATCGCCCTCTGTGCATCAGTCAGCTGAAGAAGTATCTGAAAAAGGAGAAGAAACGGGTTACAGCGAGAG TTAAACCAAGACTGAGAGTGATCGAACAATCTAACAGTGACACAGGTGTAGTCCAGGTTACTTGCCTGGCAACTGGTTTTTACCCACGGCACATTAACCTGACCCTACTTCGGGATGGCCAGCCGATAAATGAGGAGCGGGTCATGGGTGGAGAACTTCTGCCTAATGGTGATGGAACGTACCAGATGAGGAAAAGTGTTGAACTGAGTGCTGAAGAGCAGAGAGAAAAACACTCATACACATGCACTGTAATTCATCTTAGCCTGGATAACAAGCTTGACATCAGTATAG AACCTGGTCCTGACCCAGTTATTGTAATTCCTTCTGTACTATTGCTGCTGCTGTTGTGTGCATTTGGAGCCCTGGCCTCTTTTAAAATATGGAGGAAGATGTATAAACCTGCCAGTCAG CAGGTCAGCTACATCCCTACCTCAG AAGCTGACGAGACGTGA
- the LOC129436419 gene encoding major histocompatibility complex class I-related gene protein isoform X4, which yields MLHLIAVICILSAPVYSDSGSHSLWVFATFLTGDVSVPFPEFTAVVSLDDIVIGHYDSDESRFVQKTQDDSVNVTEQLTISTVCKGIHEGMKTKAYYLIDYFNYTIGLHVQQRLVGCELHRHEPGKMMTLEAFNGESGFERHYEIQGDQHTQWKWPVIKSRAQLEYDAWLYAHFYRPLCISQLKKYLKKEKKRVTARVKPRLRVIEQSNSDTGVVQVTCLATGFYPRHINLTLLRDGQPINEERVMGGELLPNGDGTYQMRKSVELSAEEQREKHSYTCTVIHLSLDNKLDISIEPGPDPVIVIPSVLLLLLLCAFGALASFKIWRKMYKPASQVSYIPTSADET from the exons atgttgcatttaatCGCTGTAATATGCATACTTTCAGCGCCGGTGTATTCTGATTCAG GATCACATTCGTTGTGGGTCTTTGCTACCTTCTTGACCGGAGATGTATCGGTTCCATTTCCAGAGTTTACCGCAGTTGTTTCGTTGGATGATATTGTCATCGGCCATTATGACTCCGACGAGAGCCGTTTTGTCCAGAAAACACAAGACGACTCTGTTAATGTCACCGAGCAGTTGACCATATCAACAGTCTGTAAAGGCATACACGAGGGCATGAAAACCAAAGCATACTACTTAATAGATTACTTTAATTACACAATAG GCCTTCACGTGCAGCAGAGGCTGGTCGGATGTGAACTTCACCGTCATGAGCCTGGTAAAATGATGACCCTGGAGGCCTTTAATGGTGAAAGTGGCTTCGAGAGACACTATGAAATTCAGGGGGACCAGCACACTCAGTGGAAATGGCCTGTGATAAAGAGTAGGGCGCAGTTAGAGTATGACGCATGGCTGTATGCTCACTTTTATCGCCCTCTGTGCATCAGTCAGCTGAAGAAGTATCTGAAAAAGGAGAAGAAACGGGTTACAGCGAGAG TTAAACCAAGACTGAGAGTGATCGAACAATCTAACAGTGACACAGGTGTAGTCCAGGTTACTTGCCTGGCAACTGGTTTTTACCCACGGCACATTAACCTGACCCTACTTCGGGATGGCCAGCCGATAAATGAGGAGCGGGTCATGGGTGGAGAACTTCTGCCTAATGGTGATGGAACGTACCAGATGAGGAAAAGTGTTGAACTGAGTGCTGAAGAGCAGAGAGAAAAACACTCATACACATGCACTGTAATTCATCTTAGCCTGGATAACAAGCTTGACATCAGTATAG AACCTGGTCCTGACCCAGTTATTGTAATTCCTTCTGTACTATTGCTGCTGCTGTTGTGTGCATTTGGAGCCCTGGCCTCTTTTAAAATATGGAGGAAGATGTATAAACCTGCCAGTCAG GTCAGCTACATCCCTACCTCAG CTGACGAGACGTGA
- the LOC129436419 gene encoding major histocompatibility complex class I-related gene protein isoform X3, which produces MLHLIAVICILSAPVYSDSGSHSLWVFATFLTGDVSVPFPEFTAVVSLDDIVIGHYDSDESRFVQKTQDDSVNVTEQLTISTVCKGIHEGMKTKAYYLIDYFNYTIGLHVQQRLVGCELHRHEPGKMMTLEAFNGESGFERHYEIQGDQHTQWKWPVIKSRAQLEYDAWLYAHFYRPLCISQLKKYLKKEKKRVTARVKPRLRVIEQSNSDTGVVQVTCLATGFYPRHINLTLLRDGQPINEERVMGGELLPNGDGTYQMRKSVELSAEEQREKHSYTCTVIHLSLDNKLDISIEPGPDPVIVIPSVLLLLLLCAFGALASFKIWRKMYKPASQVSYIPTSEADET; this is translated from the exons atgttgcatttaatCGCTGTAATATGCATACTTTCAGCGCCGGTGTATTCTGATTCAG GATCACATTCGTTGTGGGTCTTTGCTACCTTCTTGACCGGAGATGTATCGGTTCCATTTCCAGAGTTTACCGCAGTTGTTTCGTTGGATGATATTGTCATCGGCCATTATGACTCCGACGAGAGCCGTTTTGTCCAGAAAACACAAGACGACTCTGTTAATGTCACCGAGCAGTTGACCATATCAACAGTCTGTAAAGGCATACACGAGGGCATGAAAACCAAAGCATACTACTTAATAGATTACTTTAATTACACAATAG GCCTTCACGTGCAGCAGAGGCTGGTCGGATGTGAACTTCACCGTCATGAGCCTGGTAAAATGATGACCCTGGAGGCCTTTAATGGTGAAAGTGGCTTCGAGAGACACTATGAAATTCAGGGGGACCAGCACACTCAGTGGAAATGGCCTGTGATAAAGAGTAGGGCGCAGTTAGAGTATGACGCATGGCTGTATGCTCACTTTTATCGCCCTCTGTGCATCAGTCAGCTGAAGAAGTATCTGAAAAAGGAGAAGAAACGGGTTACAGCGAGAG TTAAACCAAGACTGAGAGTGATCGAACAATCTAACAGTGACACAGGTGTAGTCCAGGTTACTTGCCTGGCAACTGGTTTTTACCCACGGCACATTAACCTGACCCTACTTCGGGATGGCCAGCCGATAAATGAGGAGCGGGTCATGGGTGGAGAACTTCTGCCTAATGGTGATGGAACGTACCAGATGAGGAAAAGTGTTGAACTGAGTGCTGAAGAGCAGAGAGAAAAACACTCATACACATGCACTGTAATTCATCTTAGCCTGGATAACAAGCTTGACATCAGTATAG AACCTGGTCCTGACCCAGTTATTGTAATTCCTTCTGTACTATTGCTGCTGCTGTTGTGTGCATTTGGAGCCCTGGCCTCTTTTAAAATATGGAGGAAGATGTATAAACCTGCCAGTCAG GTCAGCTACATCCCTACCTCAG AAGCTGACGAGACGTGA